A single genomic interval of Spirosoma linguale DSM 74 harbors:
- a CDS encoding transcriptional regulator, ArsR family (PFAM: regulatory protein ArsR~SMART: regulatory protein ArsR~KEGG: mca:MCA2535 ArsR family transcriptional regulator) → MATDKLVDDEKRIDKAAYVLKAVAHPLRIRIIQMLNDNKELNVSAIYKNLNAEQSLISHHLINMRDKGILDIRRSGKNIYYFLVDTAVADVIECIYKSKILN, encoded by the coding sequence ATGGCAACTGATAAGCTAGTTGACGACGAAAAGCGAATTGATAAAGCTGCTTATGTTCTTAAAGCAGTGGCTCACCCCTTGCGCATTAGAATCATTCAAATGTTGAACGATAATAAAGAATTAAATGTATCGGCTATCTACAAGAACCTTAATGCCGAACAGTCTTTAATCTCGCACCATTTGATCAACATGCGTGACAAAGGAATCCTGGATATTCGGCGTAGTGGAAAAAATATCTATTACTTTTTAGTCGACACAGCCGTGGCTGATGTAATTGAATGCATTTATAAGAGCAAAATTTTGAATTAA
- a CDS encoding Holliday junction DNA helicase RuvB (KEGG: dia:Dtpsy_0499 Holliday junction DNA helicase RuvB~TIGRFAM: Holliday junction DNA helicase RuvB~PFAM: AAA ATPase central domain protein; Holliday junction DNA helicase RuvB domain~SMART: AAA ATPase) gives MRNDFLKGSADGMTATDKEIERALRPLSFEDFTGQAKALENLEVFVKAAMQRGEALDHVLLHGPPGLGKTTLSHIIANELSAGIKMTSGPVLDKPSDLAGLLTNLQPNDVLFIDEIHRLNPIVEEYLYSAMEDYKIDIMLDSGPNARTVQIKLNPFTLIGATTRAGMLTAPLRARFGISSRLEYYDAQLLTTIVQRSAAILGTPIDETGAYEIARRSRGTPRIANNLLRRTRDFAQVKGNGYINVDIAEIALSALEVDQNGLDEMDNRILLTIIEKFKGGPVGLSTIATACGEESETIEEVYEPFLIQEGFLKRTSRGREATERAYIHLGIVPPYKTGELFG, from the coding sequence ATGCGAAACGACTTTTTGAAAGGTTCAGCCGACGGGATGACCGCTACTGATAAAGAAATTGAACGGGCTCTCCGGCCGCTCTCGTTCGAAGACTTTACCGGTCAGGCCAAAGCGCTTGAAAACCTGGAGGTCTTTGTTAAAGCCGCCATGCAGCGGGGCGAAGCCCTCGACCATGTGCTGCTTCACGGCCCTCCGGGATTAGGCAAGACAACGCTCTCGCACATTATTGCCAATGAGCTGAGCGCAGGTATCAAGATGACCTCTGGCCCCGTACTCGATAAACCCAGTGACCTGGCGGGGCTGCTCACAAATCTGCAGCCGAATGACGTCCTGTTCATCGACGAAATTCACCGGCTCAACCCCATTGTGGAGGAGTACCTGTATTCGGCAATGGAAGATTATAAGATAGACATTATGCTGGATTCAGGCCCCAATGCCCGAACGGTGCAGATAAAACTGAATCCGTTTACGCTTATTGGCGCTACCACTCGTGCGGGTATGCTGACAGCACCCTTGCGGGCGCGGTTCGGGATCAGCTCCCGGCTGGAGTATTATGACGCACAATTGCTAACAACCATTGTTCAACGGTCGGCGGCTATTTTGGGAACTCCCATCGACGAAACGGGCGCGTATGAAATTGCCCGCCGGAGCCGGGGTACACCACGTATTGCCAATAACCTGTTGCGCCGAACACGGGATTTTGCTCAGGTCAAGGGCAACGGTTATATCAACGTCGATATTGCTGAAATTGCCCTTAGCGCCCTTGAAGTAGACCAGAATGGATTAGACGAAATGGATAACCGGATTTTGCTGACCATTATTGAAAAATTCAAGGGAGGGCCAGTCGGCCTGTCAACCATTGCAACGGCCTGTGGCGAGGAGTCAGAAACGATTGAGGAGGTTTATGAGCCTTTTCTGATTCAGGAAGGCTTTTTAAAACGAACATCTCGTGGTCGGGAGGCCACAGAGCGGGCCTATATCCATCTGGGTATTGTACCTCCTTATAAAACGGGGGAGCTGTTCGGGTAA
- a CDS encoding protein of unknown function DUF6 transmembrane (PFAM: protein of unknown function DUF6 transmembrane~KEGG: tbd:Tbd_1985 integral membrane protein, DUF6) codes for MSMAVESSRARYWLGAFFVFMAAFCFACKGILIKLAYQYPIDAISLLTLRMLFALPFYVLILLNLVRTQPPVQLTRKQWVSLLMLGITGYYFASFFNFLGLVYITASLERILLFIYPTFVLLINALSFKRPITRLQLLSMGLTYSGILLAFWGNIETAHQKDIIQGAFWVILSGLVYAIYLVGSDDMIARIGSQRFTCYAMIAATAPVLIHCIIQHGMHLTSYPKPVYVLGLGMGIFVTVVPTFMIAEGIKRIGSGNASIIASVGPIFTIILSTIILGEMISIGQIVGTFFVLAGVFLISWHGKIQFGNNRQN; via the coding sequence ATGAGTATGGCAGTAGAGTCTTCTCGCGCCCGGTATTGGCTTGGCGCGTTTTTCGTGTTTATGGCCGCTTTCTGTTTTGCCTGTAAAGGAATATTGATCAAACTGGCCTATCAATACCCCATTGATGCCATTTCGCTGCTTACGCTGCGGATGCTATTTGCCTTACCCTTTTACGTACTCATTCTACTCAACCTGGTCCGTACTCAACCGCCGGTACAGCTAACGCGAAAGCAATGGGTCAGTTTACTGATGTTAGGTATCACCGGGTATTACTTCGCCAGTTTTTTCAACTTTCTTGGGTTAGTTTACATTACCGCCAGCCTGGAGCGGATTTTATTATTTATTTACCCCACGTTTGTACTTCTGATTAATGCACTTAGTTTTAAAAGGCCGATAACCCGCTTGCAGTTATTATCTATGGGGTTAACCTACAGTGGTATTTTACTGGCTTTCTGGGGAAATATTGAAACTGCTCACCAGAAAGACATTATACAGGGAGCGTTTTGGGTAATTTTAAGCGGTCTGGTTTATGCAATTTATCTGGTAGGCAGCGATGATATGATTGCCCGGATTGGGTCGCAGCGGTTTACTTGTTACGCCATGATTGCGGCTACAGCTCCCGTTTTGATTCACTGCATTATTCAGCATGGCATGCACCTTACGAGTTATCCAAAACCCGTTTATGTATTGGGGCTGGGCATGGGAATTTTTGTTACTGTCGTTCCAACGTTTATGATTGCGGAAGGGATCAAACGAATTGGGTCGGGCAATGCCTCAATTATTGCCAGTGTAGGTCCCATATTCACAATTATATTGTCAACAATTATATTAGGCGAAATGATTAGTATTGGGCAGATAGTTGGAACATTCTTTGTTTTGGCAGGTGTCTTTTTAATAAGCTGGCACGGTAAGATACAATTTGGCAATAACCGGCAAAATTAA